A window of the Canis lupus baileyi chromosome 8, mCanLup2.hap1, whole genome shotgun sequence genome harbors these coding sequences:
- the CCDC154 gene encoding coiled-coil domain-containing protein 154 — protein sequence MAAPGGPPDEVLGSPTAFPGVGQPEPSPPGTRLCDSAGRARVSPVHTLSHRSDWGPCALSSTGSQPPLAARRHLPAELAASNPSSGASPLSQTSTVTLGDPGLPPEEGLASPELLSLEENSENYESSHLASATSVPERDSPGHWRQLEQWVADLQAEVASLRGHKDRCERAMLSLLREMLQLRACGQLQDAELKRLQQDVRQAVQAPDKEVLECPGAQNQNHMQTLDKRLVEVREALTQIRRKQVLQDSERKDAEQEASLRWAELAGKLEQEEQLREAACSALQKSQDEASRRVDREVARMQAQVTKLGEEMSLRFLKREAKLCSFLQKSFLALEKRMKASESTRLKAESSLRGELDSRCQRLQDLAEERAQALQGQQEQQEECRLLEQCRDLDQAVIQLTNFVHQNQVSLNRILLAKQEAWDSKGQAEESRAGELAAYVQESLAAMQLAGELAQREAHGALQLLREKSQALEESLAELGKQVKDLSDHFVALSWRLDLQEQMLRLRLSEAKREWEGLEQKSLEGLVQCRKEVEAHLREVWERVDSLPRQIEAVSDKCVLRKSDSDLRISAEGKAREFDFEAMRQELAAVLSSVQLLKEGNPGRKIAEIQGQLATFQNQIMKLETSIQDNRTIQNLKFNTETRLCMEEMASLRESVLRLQSDEGPWALTLGSRRVLVSLGRQQFFIKDSALGEAVSVNRWGMYQTVRWLQWKAVLMSLVAPRRPSTFSKKPFGWGPARRLTALPLSQK from the exons ATGGCGGCTCCGGGAGGGCCCCCGGACGAGGTCCTGGGAAGCCCCA CTGCATTCCCTGGGGTCGGGCAGCCGGAGCCGAGTCCTCCGGGGACCAGGCTTTGTGACTCCGCTGGACGGGCCAGGGTGAGCCCGGTGCACACGCTCAGTCACCGCAGTGATTGGGGTCCCTGTGCCCTAAGCTCCACCGGGAGCCAGCCCCCTCTAGCAGCCCGGAGGCACCTTCCTGCGGAGCTGGCTGCTAGCAACCCCTCGTCGGGGGCTTCACCCCTTTCCCAAACGAGCACTGTCACCCTGGGGGACCCGGGGCTCCCCCCGGAGGAAGGACTGGCCAGCCCCGAGCTCCTGAGCCTGGAGGAGAACTCCGAGAACTATGAGTCCAGCCACCTGGCATCTGCCACCTCCGTCCCGGAGCGGGACTCGCCTGGGCACTGGAGGCAGCTGGAGCAGTG GGTGGCCGACCTGCAGGCAGAGGTGGCATCCCTGCGGGGACACAAGGACCGCTGCGAGCGAGCCATGCTGAGCCTGCTCCGGGAGATGCTCCAGCTTCGGGCCTGCGGGCAGCTGCAGGACGCAGAGCTCAAGAGGCTGCAGCAGGACGTGCGGCAGGCGGTCCAGGCACCCGACAAGGAAGTCCTAGAG TGCCCTGGTGCCCAGAACCAGAACCACATGCAGACCCTGGACAAGAG GCTGGTGGAGGTCCGGGAGGCGCTGACTCAGATCAGGAGGAAGCAGGTGCTCCAGGACTCTGAGCGGAAGGACGCGGAGCAGGAGGCCAGCCTCAG GTGGGCCGAGCTGGCTGGGAAGCTGGAGCAAGAGGAGCAGTTGCGGGAAGCGGCCTGCAGCGCCCTGCAGAAGAGCCAGGATGAGGCGAGCAGGAGGGTGGACCGTGAGGTGGCCAGGATGCAG GCCCAGGTGACCAAGCTCGGTGAGGAGATGAGCCTCCGCTTCCTGAAAAGGGAGGCCAAGCTGTGCAGCTTCCTGCAGAAGAGCTTCCTGGCTCTGGAGAAG AGAATGAAGGCCTCAGAGAGCACCCGGCTAAAGGCCGAGAGCAGCCTGCGGGGGGAGCTGGACAGCAGGTGTCAGAGGCTTCAGGACCTGGCGGAGGAGCGTGCGCAGGCCctgcaggggcagcaggag CAGCAGGAAGAGTGCCGCCTGCTGGAACAGTGCCGGGACCTGGACCAGGCCGTGATCCAGCTGACCAACTTCGTGCACCAGAACCAGGTGTCACTGAACCGCATCCTGCTGGCCAAGCAGGAGGCCTG GGACAGCAAGGGGCAGGCGGAGGAGAGCCGGGCCGGGGAGCTGGCTGCCTATGTACAGGAGAGCCTGGCGGCCATGCAGCTGGCTGGCGAGCTGGCCCAGCGGGAGGCCCACGGCGCGCTGCAGCTG cTCCGAGAAAAGAGCCAGGCCCTGGAGGAGTCGCTGGCTGAGCTGGGGAAGCAGGTGAAGGACTTGAGTGACCACTTCGTggccctgagctggaggctggACCTGCAGGAACAGATGCTTAGGCTGCGGCTGAGTGAG GCCAAGAGGGAGTGGGAAGGCTTGGAGCAGAAATCCCTGGAAGGCCTGGTCCAGTGTCGGAAGGAGGTCGAGGCGCATCTGAGGGAGGTGTGGGAGCGAGTGGACAGCCTGCCCCGGCAG ATAGAGGCCGTCTCCGACAAGTGTGTCCTGCGCAAGAGTGACTCAGACCTCAGGATCTCGGCTGAGGGCAaagccag AGAGTTTGATTTCGAGGCCATGCGGCAGGAGCTGGCTGCGGTGCTCTCATCTGTGCAGCTGCTCAAGGAGGGAAACCCTGGGCGGAAGATCGCCGAGATCCAGGGCCAGCTGGCCACG TTTCAGAAccaaataatgaaactggagACCAGCATCCAGGACAACAGAACCATCCAGAACCTCAAGTTTAATACAGAAACCAGGCTG TGCATGGAGGAGATGGCCAGCCTGCGGGAGAGTGTCCTGCGCCTGCAGAGTGATGAGGGCCCGTGGGCCCTGACGCTGGGCAGCAGGAGGGTCCTTGTGTCCCTGGGGAGGCAGCAGTTCTTCATCAAGGACTCGGCCCTGGGAGAGGCGGTCTCCGTGAACCGCTGGGGCATGTATCAGACcgtgag GTGGCTTCAGTGGAAGGCGGTCCTCATGAGCCTGGTGGCCCCGCGGAGGCCGAGCACGTTCTCGAAGAAGCCCTTCGGCTGGGGGCCTGCCCGCCGGCTCACAGCCTTGCCCctttctcagaaataa
- the PERCC1 gene encoding protein PERCC1 isoform X2 has product MAAGVIRPLCDFQLPLSTRRPFLPPDPEPQGPSEDEDEDEEEEDEEEDEEQPQAEGLGGHSPALQASGWAPEAAPPGPSSPETPLQLLRFSELISGDIQRYFGRKDREQDPDACDIYADDSSARDPQGADAARLAPGGPPDGDEAAEPGVLSPRGPEGCTRGLGPLAELFDYGLRQYPGPGAPGRWLRLERKYGHIVPMTQRKLPLSFWEEPAPSPLGLLRPGTPDFSDLLASWAVETGPELPGGGAPALDGAQLAEA; this is encoded by the coding sequence ATGGCCGCGGGCGTGATCCGGCCTCTCTGTGACTTCCAGCTGCCCCTGTCCACCCGCCGGCCCTTCCTGCCCCCAGACCCGGAGCCCCAGGGCCCTTctgaggacgaggacgaggacgaggaggaggaggacgaggaggaggacgaggagcaGCCGCaggctgaggggctggggggccaCAGCCCGGCGCTCCAGGCCTCGGGGTGGGCCCCCGAAGCAGCCCCTCCAGGGCCCAGCAGCCCCGAGACGCCCCTGCAGCTGCTGCGCTTCTCTGAGCTCATCAGTGGCGACATCCAGCGGTACTTCGGCCGCAAGGACAGGGAGCAGGACCCGGACGCCTGCGACATCTATGCGGACGACAGCTCGGCCCGGGACCCCCAGGGTGCTGACGCGGCACGCCTGGCCCCCGGGGGGCCCCCAGACGGCGATGAGGCCGCGGAGCCCGGGGTCCTGtcccccaggggtcccgaggggTGCACGCGTGGGCTGGGGCCCCTGGCCGAGCTCTTCGACTACGGGCTGCGGCAGTacccggggcccggggcgcccGGCCGGTGGCTCAGGCTGGAGCGCAAATACGGCCACATTGTCCCCATGACCCAGAGGAAGCTGCCTCTGTCCTTCTGGGAGGAgccggcccccagccccctgggcCTACTCCGCCCCGGCACCCCTGACTTCAGCGACCTGCTGGCCAGCTGGGCAGTGGAGACGGGCCCTGAGCTGCCCGGGGGAGGGGCCCCAGCCCTGGACGGCGCGCAGCTGGCCGAGGCCTAG
- the PERCC1 gene encoding protein PERCC1 isoform X1: MGASRLRAAPALIPRSHATPAVPGAQAKEMAAGVIRPLCDFQLPLSTRRPFLPPDPEPQGPSEDEDEDEEEEDEEEDEEQPQAEGLGGHSPALQASGWAPEAAPPGPSSPETPLQLLRFSELISGDIQRYFGRKDREQDPDACDIYADDSSARDPQGADAARLAPGGPPDGDEAAEPGVLSPRGPEGCTRGLGPLAELFDYGLRQYPGPGAPGRWLRLERKYGHIVPMTQRKLPLSFWEEPAPSPLGLLRPGTPDFSDLLASWAVETGPELPGGGAPALDGAQLAEA, from the exons ATGGGGGCATCCCGGCTGCGAGCTGCCCCGGCACTCATCCCCAGGAGCCACG CCACACCTGCTGTCCCCGGAGCTCAGGCTAAGGAGATGGCCGCGGGCGTGATCCGGCCTCTCTGTGACTTCCAGCTGCCCCTGTCCACCCGCCGGCCCTTCCTGCCCCCAGACCCGGAGCCCCAGGGCCCTTctgaggacgaggacgaggacgaggaggaggaggacgaggaggaggacgaggagcaGCCGCaggctgaggggctggggggccaCAGCCCGGCGCTCCAGGCCTCGGGGTGGGCCCCCGAAGCAGCCCCTCCAGGGCCCAGCAGCCCCGAGACGCCCCTGCAGCTGCTGCGCTTCTCTGAGCTCATCAGTGGCGACATCCAGCGGTACTTCGGCCGCAAGGACAGGGAGCAGGACCCGGACGCCTGCGACATCTATGCGGACGACAGCTCGGCCCGGGACCCCCAGGGTGCTGACGCGGCACGCCTGGCCCCCGGGGGGCCCCCAGACGGCGATGAGGCCGCGGAGCCCGGGGTCCTGtcccccaggggtcccgaggggTGCACGCGTGGGCTGGGGCCCCTGGCCGAGCTCTTCGACTACGGGCTGCGGCAGTacccggggcccggggcgcccGGCCGGTGGCTCAGGCTGGAGCGCAAATACGGCCACATTGTCCCCATGACCCAGAGGAAGCTGCCTCTGTCCTTCTGGGAGGAgccggcccccagccccctgggcCTACTCCGCCCCGGCACCCCTGACTTCAGCGACCTGCTGGCCAGCTGGGCAGTGGAGACGGGCCCTGAGCTGCCCGGGGGAGGGGCCCCAGCCCTGGACGGCGCGCAGCTGGCCGAGGCCTAG